In the genome of Apodemus sylvaticus chromosome 2, mApoSyl1.1, whole genome shotgun sequence, one region contains:
- the LOC127677884 gene encoding DBH-like monooxygenase protein 2 codes for MTCACLFRLFLLLVPAAFLQGKRLGPTSPLRYSRFLDPSRAVFLRWDFDYEAEIITFELQVQTTGWIGLGITDRYTFVGSDLVVGGVLPNGNVYFSDQHLLDEDTLEQDGSQDAELLKLTEDSVSTTMRFSRPFRSCDPHDHDITSDTMRVLAAYGLDDIPKMSREHTFVKSIFLLQILQYDDQDAPEDTIIYDLKISDFLIPEDDTTYACTFLPLPIVSKKHHIYKFEPILVERNETMVHHVLVYACGNASVLPTGISECYGSDPAFSLCSHVIAGWAVGGLSYQFPDDVGISIGTPFDPQWIRLEIHYSNFQNLPGIRDTSGMRLYYTSHLRKYDMGILQLGISVFPIHFIPPGAEAFLSYGLCKTDKFEEMNGAPVANINVSACLLHTHLAGRSLQAVQYRNGTQLQVICKDFSYDFNLQESRDLPQPVVIKPGDELLIECHYQTLDRDFMTFGGASTINEMCLIFFFYYPRINIASCMGYPDIIYVTNELGEEASENPMENLMVLNNVEWTPENIKKAEKACKESQQTVLIKTIDEEVQNTTGWIPDIIPTPRGPCLESSGGKVEPQDKTPAGFRAAPMALSGSNTATLRHLPMVAVLFLQGSLSWLLAMLQTGA; via the exons ATGACCTGTGCTTGCCTCTTCAGGCTTTTCTTACTTTTGGTCCCGGCAGCCTTTCTCCAAGGCAAGCGCCTGGGTCCTACATCTCCCCTTCGTTATTCCAGGTTCCTAGATCCTTCCCGTGCTGTTTTCCTGCGCTGGGACTTTGATTATGAAGCTGAGATAATCACATTTGAGCTCCAAGTACAGACAACTGGCTGGATTGGCCTGGGCATCACAGATCGCTACACTTTTGTGGGAAGTGACCTGGTAGTTGGAGGAGTCCTACCCAACGGCAATGTCTACTTTTCG GATCAGCACCTTCTGGATGAAGACACTCTAGAACAGGATGGGAGCCAGGATGCTGAACTGCTAAAGCTCACCGAAGATTCTGTCTCAACCACCATGCGCTTTTCCAGGCCCTTCAGATCCTGTGATCCACATGACCATGACATTACG AGTGATACCATGAGGGTCCTGGCTGCCTATGGCCTGGATGACATTCCAAAGATGAGTCGGGAGCATACTTTTGTCAAGTCCATCTTCTTGCTTCAAATACTACAATATGATGATCAAGATGCCCCTGAAGACACCATCATCTACGACTTGAAGATCAGTGAT TTCCTCATTCCAGAGGATGATACCACATATGCCTGTACCTTTCTTCCACTCCCTATTGTCAGCAAAAAGCATCACATCTACAAG TTTGAACCGATATTGGTGGAAAGAAATGAGACGATGGTGCATCACGTGCTCGTGTACGCATGTGGCAATGCTAGTGTGCTCCCCACAGGCATCAGTGAATGTTACGGATCAGACCCTGccttctccctctgctcccaTGTCATCGCAGGCTGGGCAGTTGGGGGCCTT AGTTACCAGTTTCCAGATGATGTAGGCATCTCAATTGGAACCCCCTTTGACCCTCAATGGATCCGACTGGAAATTCACTACAGCAATTTTCAGAACCTTCCTG GTATCCGTGATACCTCAGGGATGCGACTGTACTACACCTCACACCTTCGCAAATATGACATGGGAATCCTCCAGCTGGGCATCTCCGTTTTCCCTATTCACTTTATACCCCCGGGTGCTGAGGCTTTCTTGTCCTATGGGCTATGCAAGACAGACAAGTTTGAAGAG ATGAATGGGGCTCCAGTGGCTAACATAAATGTATCAGCCTGCCTGCTCCACACCCACCTAGCTGGGCGGTCACTGCAAGCTGTGCAATACAG AAATGGAACCCAACTTCAAGTAATATGTAAAGATTTTTCCTATGATTTCAATCTGCAAGAATCTCGGGACTTACCTCAACCTGTAGTGATTAAGCCG GGGGATGAGCTGCTCATAGAATGTCATTACCAGACGCTGGATCGTGACTTCATGACTTTT gGAGGTGCCAGCACCATTAATGAGATGTGCctcatcttcttcttctactaTCCCAGAATTAACATCGCCAGTTGCATGGGATACCCTGATATCATCTATGTGACCAATGAGCTGGGGGAAGAAGCATCAGA GAATCCCATGGAGAACCTGATGGTCCTGAATAATGTTGAATGGACTCCAGAGAACATTAAGAAAGCCGAGAAAGCCTGCAAGGAGTCCCAGCAGACAGTATTGATCAAGACCATTGAT GAAGAAGTACAAAATACAACAGGTTGGATTCCTGATATTATACCAACTCCTCGAGGACCCTGCTTAGAATCTTCTGGAGGCAAAGTGGAACCTCAGGACAAGACTCCTGCAGGCTTCAGGGCTGCACCAATGGCCCTCTCTGGCTCCAATACTGCTACTCTGAGGCACCTGCCCATGGTTGCTGTCCTGTTCCTGCAGGGTAGCCTCTCATGGCTCCTTGCAATGCTGCAGACTGGAGCATGA
- the Prss58 gene encoding serine protease 58 — MKLVFLCILSTLLGTFAYNPDHIAGTTPPYLVYLKSDYLPCTGVLIHPFWVITSAHCNLPNLRVILGITNPSDSMERDVEVSDYEKMFHHPYFSVSSISYDLMLIKLKRRIKHSNYAKAVKLPQHIVPVNAMCSVSTWAYNLCDITKDPDSLQTVNVTVISKAECQNAYKVFDITENMICVGIVPGRRLPCKEVMAAPAVCNGVLYGILSYADGCVLRADVGIYASIFHYMPWIEDTMKNN, encoded by the exons GTACTTTTGCCTATAATCCAGACCACATAGCTGGCACCACTCCCCCCTACTTGGTCTACCTGAAGTCTGATTATTTGCCCTGCACTGGAGTCCTGATCCATCCTTTTTGGGTGATCACATCTGCACACTGCAATTTACC GAACCTTCGGGTGATTCTTGGAATAACAAATCCATCAGATTCCATGGAAAGGGATGTGGAGGTGTCTGACTATGAGAAAATGTTCCATCATCCATACTTCTCAGTCTCTTCTATTTCATATGACCTCATGTTAATCAAACTGAAAAGAAGGATTAAGCACAGTAACTATGCAAAAGCGGTCAAACTGCCTCAACACATTGTGCCTGTGAATGCCATGTGCTCTGTGTCTACATGGGCCTACAATCTATGTGACATCA CCAAGGACCCTGACTCACTGCAGACTGTGAATGTCACTGTAATCTCCAAGGCTGAGTGCCAAAATGCCTACAAAGTCTTTGACATCACAGAAAACATGATCTGTGTGGGCATCGTGCCAGGGCGGAGGCTGCCCTGCAAG gaAGTAATGGCTGCCCCAGCCGTCTGCAACGGGGTACTCTATGGAATCTTGTCTTATGCCGATGGCTGTGTTCTGAGAGCTGATGTCGGCATCTATGCTAGCATCTTTCACTACATGCCCTGGATTGAAGATACCATGAAAAATAACTGA